A genomic region of Streptomyces rimosus contains the following coding sequences:
- a CDS encoding dienelactone hydrolase family protein yields the protein MTTQETVSAPGGVVLDGDLELPNSPRAVVLFVHGSGSSRRSPRNRAVALALRHSGLASLLPDLLTPQEAEEDAVSRKHRFDIPLLAERVVAAVDWLGEHPATRELPLHLFGASTGAAAALVAAERRPARVRSVVSRGGRPDLAEESLEQVRAPVLLLVGELDTDVLRLNREAAARLQAPCEVEIVPGASHLFEEPGTLERVTESARDWFLHPPAPAGNHGSGGDVR from the coding sequence GTGACAACGCAGGAAACCGTGTCCGCACCGGGCGGGGTGGTGCTCGACGGCGATCTGGAACTGCCGAATTCACCGCGTGCCGTGGTGTTGTTCGTCCACGGCAGCGGCAGTTCGCGGCGCAGTCCGCGCAACCGCGCGGTCGCCCTCGCGCTGCGTCACTCCGGCCTGGCCTCGCTGCTGCCGGATCTGCTGACCCCGCAGGAGGCCGAGGAGGACGCCGTCTCACGGAAGCACCGCTTCGACATCCCCCTGCTGGCCGAGCGGGTGGTCGCGGCGGTCGACTGGCTGGGCGAGCACCCGGCGACCCGGGAGCTGCCCCTGCATCTGTTCGGCGCGAGTACGGGCGCGGCGGCGGCCCTGGTGGCGGCGGAGCGGCGGCCCGCGCGGGTCCGGTCCGTGGTGAGCCGCGGCGGCCGGCCCGACCTGGCGGAGGAGTCGCTGGAGCAGGTACGGGCGCCTGTGCTGTTGCTCGTCGGCGAGCTGGACACCGACGTACTGCGGCTGAACCGTGAGGCGGCGGCGCGGCTCCAGGCGCCCTGCGAGGTGGAGATCGTGCCGGGCGCGAGCCACCTCTTCGAGGAGCCCGGGACCCTGGAGCGGGTGACCGAGTCCGCCCGGGACTGGTTCCTGCACCCGCCGGCGCCCGCGGGCAACCACGGGAGCGGCGGCGATGTCCGCTAA
- a CDS encoding aminotransferase-like domain-containing protein, with product MAPTALADRLGRWSSGRGPLYLLLAARLRRLVDQGELAPGTALPPDRSLAAALAVGRGTVVAAYEQLRTEGRIVRRQGSGTRVAGPVRDRPRETTGAPVFLHLLERQDADVILLACAAPAAPPPVLLSAYERAVAQLALLTGDIGYHPSGHPRLRRAVADHYTRRGVPTAPEQILVTNGGQQALSLLARAFVEPGGEVLVEAPTYPGALEAFRERSALLRTLPVGLDGFETAVRSPARRPDLAYVVSTHHNPTGAVLPPLARRRLAVAAGAAGVPLIDDEVLAQLAFPGDDTPPPLAAYGATVITVGSLSKSVWGGLRVGWIRATEAIVDRLARLRAVHDLGGNLPAQLAAAELLPGLERWCRDTAADRRARHDHLLAELARRLPQWQVRPVGGGQTLWVRLPHGDGDTFAQTALRHGVAVLPGSGLDASGASKDHVRLHFLASPDDLTEAVRRLAVAWCAYGGGQGGGAPAGAGVTARSYERSADRRNPVRRTG from the coding sequence ATGGCCCCCACCGCACTGGCCGACCGCCTGGGCCGGTGGTCGTCCGGCCGCGGTCCGCTGTACCTCCTGCTCGCCGCGCGGCTACGGCGCCTCGTCGACCAAGGGGAACTCGCCCCGGGTACCGCGTTGCCGCCCGATCGGTCGCTGGCCGCCGCGCTTGCCGTGGGGCGTGGGACCGTCGTCGCCGCGTACGAGCAGCTGCGTACGGAAGGCCGGATCGTGCGGCGCCAGGGGAGTGGCACCCGGGTGGCCGGTCCGGTGCGCGACCGGCCCCGCGAGACGACAGGGGCGCCGGTTTTCCTTCATCTGCTGGAGCGGCAGGATGCCGATGTGATCTTGCTGGCGTGTGCCGCGCCCGCCGCGCCTCCGCCGGTTCTTCTGTCCGCGTACGAGCGGGCCGTGGCCCAACTGGCCCTGCTCACGGGTGACATCGGCTACCACCCGTCGGGCCATCCGCGGCTGCGCCGCGCTGTCGCCGACCACTACACGCGCCGTGGGGTGCCGACCGCCCCCGAGCAGATCCTCGTCACCAATGGTGGTCAGCAGGCCCTGTCCCTGCTCGCCCGCGCCTTTGTCGAGCCCGGTGGCGAGGTGCTGGTCGAAGCGCCCACGTATCCGGGCGCGCTGGAGGCGTTCCGTGAGCGGTCCGCCTTGCTGCGGACGCTGCCCGTCGGCCTGGACGGCTTCGAGACGGCGGTCCGCTCGCCGGCCCGCCGCCCCGATCTGGCCTACGTCGTCTCCACGCACCACAACCCGACCGGCGCGGTACTGCCGCCGCTGGCACGCCGTCGGCTCGCTGTCGCCGCGGGCGCGGCCGGTGTGCCGCTGATAGATGACGAAGTCCTCGCTCAGCTGGCCTTTCCCGGTGACGACACGCCGCCTCCGCTCGCGGCGTACGGCGCGACCGTGATCACCGTCGGGTCGCTCAGCAAGAGCGTCTGGGGCGGGCTGCGCGTCGGCTGGATACGGGCCACGGAAGCGATCGTGGACCGCCTCGCGCGGCTGCGCGCGGTGCATGACCTGGGCGGCAACCTTCCCGCGCAGCTCGCCGCCGCGGAACTGCTGCCCGGCCTGGAGCGGTGGTGCCGGGACACGGCGGCGGACCGCCGGGCACGTCACGATCACCTGCTCGCGGAGCTGGCGCGGCGGCTGCCGCAGTGGCAGGTCCGGCCGGTCGGCGGCGGTCAGACCCTGTGGGTACGGCTGCCCCACGGCGACGGGGACACCTTCGCGCAGACAGCCCTGCGGCACGGAGTCGCCGTACTGCCCGGCAGCGGACTGGACGCCTCCGGGGCGAGCAAGGACCACGTCCGTCTTCACTTTCTCGCCTCGCCGGACGACCTGACCGAAGCGGTACGCCGCCTGGCGGTGGCCTGGTGCGCGTACGGGGGCGGCCAAGGCGGGGGCGCTCCGGCCGGTGCCGGTGTGACGGCCCGGTCGTACGAGCGCTCGGCCGATAGGCGGAACCCGGTGCGGCGCACAGGATAA
- a CDS encoding cupin domain-containing protein, which yields MTTRHEIPGHLAAVSVPEAITALPGPFQQRELARVNDTTAVRLARLEGSFPWHYHDEDELFLCWDGTFRVELEGRDPVVLKPGELFVVPAGVRHRPVAEEAAHVLLIEHPDTKQYGN from the coding sequence ATGACGACACGACACGAGATCCCGGGCCACCTCGCCGCCGTCTCGGTGCCGGAGGCCATCACCGCGCTCCCCGGCCCCTTCCAGCAGCGCGAGTTGGCGAGGGTGAACGACACCACGGCCGTCCGACTCGCGCGCCTGGAAGGCTCGTTCCCCTGGCACTACCACGACGAGGACGAACTGTTCCTGTGCTGGGACGGCACCTTCCGGGTCGAGCTGGAGGGCCGCGACCCGGTGGTGCTGAAGCCCGGCGAACTCTTCGTCGTCCCCGCGGGAGTACGGCACCGCCCCGTGGCCGAGGAGGCCGCCCACGTCCTGCTCATCGAGCACCCGGACACCAAGCAGTACGGGAACTGA
- a CDS encoding DMT family transporter has product MTRTKAPTSPYLLLSITMVLWGSAFSSSKSVVEHLPHSVAALLRFGGAALALLMVPALFGKRFGGAKGKVSPRAAGRPALAGIVGVFAYNGFFFWGLSLAPSLDAGILIPVMSPVLTSLFLLLTRRERASKVRLAGLGLGLVGAAIFFLGVGGSAHGSPTRLAGDVLFLLSAVCWAAYTLAGPRVLAGVDPLRATTYATCAGALLLGVVAAPDLPDVDWSGLPSAVWLNAAYLALGAAAVANLLYYRGVAAVGPASASLMMFTVPVVNTVCGTLFLGETFGPVQAVGALVLLAGAVLAALHGRLARRKGTPFVAEEEGRGRRVVERC; this is encoded by the coding sequence ATGACCAGAACGAAGGCCCCAACCAGCCCCTACCTCCTCCTGTCGATCACCATGGTGCTGTGGGGCAGCGCCTTCTCCAGCTCCAAGTCGGTGGTGGAACACCTGCCGCACTCCGTGGCCGCCCTCCTGCGTTTCGGCGGCGCCGCCCTGGCGCTGCTGATGGTGCCGGCGCTCTTCGGGAAGCGGTTCGGCGGTGCCAAAGGCAAGGTCTCACCCCGGGCCGCCGGCCGCCCCGCCCTGGCGGGCATCGTCGGCGTCTTTGCCTACAACGGCTTCTTCTTCTGGGGACTGTCGCTCGCACCCTCCCTGGACGCCGGCATCCTCATCCCGGTCATGAGCCCCGTCCTGACCAGCCTCTTCCTCCTGCTGACCCGGCGGGAACGGGCATCGAAGGTGCGCCTGGCGGGGCTCGGCCTCGGACTGGTCGGGGCTGCGATCTTCTTTCTGGGCGTGGGCGGCAGCGCGCACGGGAGTCCGACGCGGCTTGCCGGGGACGTGTTGTTCCTGCTCAGCGCGGTGTGCTGGGCGGCTTACACCCTCGCCGGCCCCCGCGTCCTCGCCGGTGTCGACCCGCTGCGCGCCACTACGTATGCCACCTGCGCCGGAGCCCTGCTGCTGGGCGTGGTCGCCGCCCCCGACCTTCCGGATGTGGACTGGAGCGGTCTGCCGTCCGCTGTCTGGTTGAACGCCGCCTATCTGGCGCTGGGTGCTGCCGCCGTCGCCAACCTCCTGTACTACCGGGGCGTCGCGGCCGTGGGGCCAGCCTCGGCCTCGCTGATGATGTTCACCGTGCCGGTGGTGAACACGGTGTGCGGCACGCTGTTCCTCGGCGAGACCTTCGGGCCCGTACAGGCAGTGGGTGCCCTGGTGCTGCTGGCGGGGGCCGTGCTCGCGGCGCTGCATGGACGACTCGCGCGGCGGAAGGGTACGCCGTTCGTTGCCGAGGAGGAGGGCAGGGGGCGGCGGGTCGTTGAGCGCTGCTAG